In a genomic window of Micromonospora cremea:
- a CDS encoding helix-turn-helix domain-containing protein: MDTSELLTVPEAAARLRISKWMLYNLIRSRRLRSVKIGDRRLIPVAAPRAFLAALEEDAA, encoded by the coding sequence ATGGACACGTCCGAGCTCTTGACTGTGCCTGAAGCCGCCGCCCGGCTCCGGATCAGCAAGTGGATGCTCTACAACCTGATCCGGTCGCGTCGCCTGCGCTCGGTGAAAATCGGCGACCGCCGGCTAATTCCCGTCGCCGCGCCCCGGGCGTTCCTTGCCGCACTTGAGGAGGATGCTGCCTGA
- a CDS encoding IS110 family transposase — translation MPGNEGVVHVEEITEEPVQVVARVCAIDIGKAGLVACVRVPHDTRPDRRVQEIREYMTVTPALLELADWLRVERVELVAMEATSDYWKPVFYLLEAEGFECWLLNAKHVKNVPGRPKTDRLDAVWLAKVVERGMCRPSLVHPKPIRQLRDVTRYRRSLVREQTREKQRLEKTLEDAQIKLDSVISDLHGVSGRQMMQAMIDGQRDPKVLAEMAHGSMRRKIPQLREALTGHFDDHHAFICATMLRRIDALAADIANLDARIEELIAPFAAVVEKLDEVTGIGVQSAQEIIAEIGVNITVFPTAAHLVSWAKFSPIDAQSAGRKKANSTGKGNPWLAATLGEVVAGLSRTSTFLGDRYRRLARRRGKKRAVVAVGNSVLTIVWHLLTDPDARYQDLGPGFHESRIRKQRRQRDLIRQLEQLTGQKVDLQPLPQPAIA, via the coding sequence ATGCCCGGGAACGAAGGGGTGGTGCACGTGGAGGAGATCACTGAAGAACCGGTCCAGGTCGTGGCGCGGGTCTGCGCGATCGACATCGGCAAGGCGGGGCTGGTGGCGTGTGTGCGCGTGCCGCATGACACCAGGCCGGATCGACGTGTGCAGGAGATCCGCGAGTACATGACGGTGACACCGGCGTTGCTGGAGTTAGCGGACTGGCTGCGGGTCGAGCGGGTCGAGCTGGTCGCGATGGAGGCCACGTCGGACTACTGGAAGCCGGTGTTCTACCTGCTCGAGGCGGAAGGCTTCGAGTGCTGGCTGCTCAACGCCAAACATGTCAAGAACGTGCCCGGTCGGCCGAAGACCGATCGGCTCGATGCGGTGTGGCTGGCCAAGGTCGTGGAACGCGGGATGTGCCGGCCCAGCCTGGTGCACCCCAAGCCGATCCGGCAACTACGGGATGTCACCCGCTACCGGCGCAGTCTGGTACGCGAGCAGACCAGGGAGAAGCAACGCCTGGAGAAGACCCTCGAAGACGCGCAGATCAAGCTGGACTCCGTCATCAGCGACCTGCACGGGGTGTCCGGTCGGCAGATGATGCAGGCGATGATCGACGGGCAGCGGGACCCGAAAGTCCTGGCCGAGATGGCCCACGGATCGATGCGCCGCAAGATCCCCCAACTACGCGAGGCGCTGACCGGCCACTTCGACGACCACCACGCGTTCATCTGCGCCACCATGCTGCGCCGCATCGATGCCCTCGCTGCCGACATCGCCAACCTGGACGCCCGGATCGAGGAGTTGATCGCCCCTTTCGCGGCGGTGGTGGAGAAGCTCGATGAGGTCACCGGCATCGGCGTGCAGTCCGCCCAGGAGATCATCGCCGAGATCGGCGTGAACATCACCGTCTTCCCCACCGCCGCGCACCTGGTGTCCTGGGCGAAGTTCAGCCCCATCGACGCCCAGTCCGCCGGCCGCAAGAAGGCCAACTCCACCGGCAAGGGCAACCCCTGGCTGGCCGCCACCCTGGGCGAGGTCGTCGCTGGGCTGTCCCGCACCAGCACGTTCCTCGGCGACCGCTACCGTCGCCTGGCCCGCCGAAGAGGCAAGAAACGGGCAGTCGTCGCAGTCGGCAACTCGGTACTGACCATCGTCTGGCACCTGCTGACCGACCCCGACGCTCGCTACCAGGACCTGGGCCCCGGCTTCCACGAGTCGAGGATCCGCAAGCAGCGCCGTCAACGTGATCTCATCCGTCAGCTCGAACAGCTCACCGGCCAGAAAGTCGATCTCCAGCCCCTACCGCAACCAGCCATCGCCTAA
- a CDS encoding GNAT family N-acetyltransferase codes for MQVSVREATAADAAALGGLRWRRLTEERGYTGTNRAAFVELFSAWVTDHLSTHLPFLAEADDDVVGMAWLMVADRVPTPARRLRRSGDVQSVYVVPELRDRGIGAALLEAVLAEARKLDLEHVTVHSSKRAVPFYQRVGFQHDRLWLRWQPE; via the coding sequence ATGCAGGTGAGCGTACGTGAGGCGACGGCAGCCGATGCTGCGGCGCTAGGGGGCCTCCGATGGCGGCGGCTGACCGAGGAACGCGGCTATACAGGTACAAACCGCGCTGCCTTCGTAGAGCTGTTTTCAGCTTGGGTCACCGACCATCTGTCGACCCACCTGCCTTTCCTCGCCGAGGCAGACGATGACGTGGTCGGAATGGCATGGCTGATGGTCGCTGACCGGGTGCCCACTCCCGCACGGCGACTTCGGCGGAGCGGCGACGTCCAGTCGGTGTATGTGGTCCCGGAGCTGCGCGACAGAGGTATCGGTGCGGCCCTGCTTGAGGCCGTACTGGCCGAGGCGCGCAAGCTGGACCTGGAGCACGTCACCGTCCACTCCAGCAAACGAGCAGTGCCCTTCTACCAACGGGTGGGCTTCCAGCACGACCGGCTCTGGCTCCGCTGGCAACCGGAGTGA
- a CDS encoding tyrosine-type recombinase/integrase, with protein sequence MPVYGKSAEEVDAKLTEIKSRSNRGLPAGASGWTIASYASYWMEHVAAPKLRPTTLVRYRSLIARYVVPAIGKRRLTSLTPADVRLMLARAAATRNAGRKQQPEDERPHVSPRTVQQVHAVLRAMLSQAVREELLARNVARLVQPPTPDREEIHPWTESEARSFLAAAKAHRLHALFVVALALGLRRGELLGLRWSDIDLNAGQLRVWQTLQRVRGDGVVFGPPKSRRSRRVLTMPAVVVQALKRHRSVQEHEQALANGQWQETGLVFTTATGRHVEPRNLNTAFGRLIVRAGVRPIRFHDLRHTCATLLLAAGVSPRVVMDILGHSQIAVTMNIYGHVMPAMQQEAAGHMDAALAEPEPEPGDGADG encoded by the coding sequence GTGCCCGTCTATGGCAAGTCGGCGGAGGAGGTAGATGCCAAACTCACTGAAATCAAGAGTCGTTCCAATCGAGGACTACCAGCCGGTGCCTCCGGCTGGACGATCGCCTCCTACGCGAGTTACTGGATGGAGCATGTGGCGGCACCCAAGCTGCGTCCGACCACGCTGGTGCGCTACCGGTCCTTGATCGCGCGTTACGTGGTGCCAGCGATTGGCAAGAGGCGACTCACCTCGTTAACCCCTGCCGATGTCCGGCTCATGCTCGCAAGGGCGGCAGCAACGCGCAACGCCGGCCGAAAGCAGCAGCCCGAAGACGAACGACCGCACGTTTCGCCGCGAACCGTTCAGCAGGTCCACGCGGTCCTGCGAGCCATGCTCAGTCAGGCCGTACGGGAGGAGCTGCTTGCGCGCAACGTCGCCCGGCTGGTGCAGCCTCCTACCCCCGACCGGGAGGAGATCCACCCGTGGACCGAGTCGGAAGCCCGCTCCTTCCTGGCCGCAGCGAAAGCACACCGTCTGCACGCCCTGTTCGTTGTCGCGTTAGCACTTGGCTTGCGGCGTGGTGAACTTCTCGGGCTGCGATGGTCGGACATTGACTTGAACGCTGGACAGCTGCGGGTGTGGCAGACGTTGCAGAGGGTTCGCGGCGATGGTGTGGTGTTCGGCCCGCCCAAGTCGCGCCGTTCCCGCCGCGTGCTGACGATGCCGGCGGTCGTGGTCCAGGCGCTCAAGCGACACCGCAGCGTCCAGGAACATGAGCAAGCCCTCGCCAACGGGCAGTGGCAGGAGACGGGCCTGGTATTCACGACCGCCACGGGTCGCCACGTCGAACCGCGCAACCTGAACACGGCCTTTGGCAGGTTGATCGTCCGGGCCGGTGTGCGGCCAATCCGCTTTCATGACCTGCGGCACACGTGCGCGACGCTGCTGCTGGCGGCAGGCGTGTCGCCACGAGTCGTCATGGACATCCTCGGCCATTCTCAGATCGCGGTGACCATGAACATCTACGGGCACGTCATGCCAGCGATGCAGCAGGAGGCCGCAGGACACATGGACGCGGCGCTCGCTGAGCCGGAGCCGGAGCCGGGTGATGGTGCTGACGGGTGA
- a CDS encoding suppressor of fused domain protein, which produces MSVKTGQAQVAYYHAAHRLDHWHTMPIGGPWLPGSACDHLLVSLPYLHGPDLEVCELPTGHARLLWLLPITADEKAFRQQHDTEALEQRFDDAAIDPTDPLRGSVA; this is translated from the coding sequence CTGTCCGTCAAAACGGGTCAAGCCCAGGTCGCCTACTACCACGCGGCCCATCGCCTCGACCACTGGCACACGATGCCGATTGGCGGCCCTTGGCTGCCGGGCTCGGCGTGTGATCACCTGCTCGTCAGCTTGCCCTATCTGCACGGCCCAGACTTGGAGGTATGCGAGCTGCCAACTGGGCATGCCCGGCTCTTGTGGTTGTTGCCGATCACCGCAGACGAGAAGGCGTTCCGTCAGCAGCACGACACCGAGGCTCTGGAACAGCGATTCGACGACGCCGCGATCGACCCGACGGATCCGTTGCGCGGGTCCGTAGCGTGA
- a CDS encoding IS3 family transposase: MNVYPFIEAEQAGEHNVKRACELLEVSRSAYYQQQRGVQSQRQRVDAQLTAKITQVHAVSKGTYGAPRIHADLADAGLRHGRKRVARLMRCAGLAGKSPRRWRTTTVPDPNAGRRPDLVNRDFGTDPAGIDTRWCGDITYINTWQGWLYLATVIDLASRRVVGWAVAEHLRTDLIDAALTDALVRRRPPSGLVFHSDRGCQYTSDQHARLAAAHGIRLSVGRRGQCWDNAVAESFFATIKTELLHRQPWPTHSTACQAIFEYIEGWYNTRRRHSTLGYLSPAAFEATDLHRLPTSQAA; the protein is encoded by the coding sequence GTGAACGTGTACCCGTTCATCGAGGCGGAGCAAGCCGGCGAGCACAACGTCAAGCGCGCGTGCGAGCTACTCGAGGTCTCCCGGTCCGCCTACTACCAGCAGCAACGCGGCGTCCAGTCCCAGCGGCAGCGCGTCGACGCACAGCTCACCGCGAAGATCACGCAGGTGCACGCGGTGTCGAAAGGCACCTACGGAGCACCGCGGATCCACGCCGACCTCGCCGACGCCGGGCTGCGACACGGCCGTAAACGCGTCGCCCGGCTGATGCGGTGCGCCGGGCTGGCCGGCAAGAGTCCACGCCGATGGCGAACGACCACGGTGCCTGACCCGAACGCCGGCAGGCGACCTGACCTGGTCAACCGTGACTTCGGCACCGACCCGGCGGGGATCGACACCCGCTGGTGCGGCGACATCACCTACATCAACACCTGGCAAGGCTGGCTGTATCTGGCCACCGTCATCGACCTGGCCTCGCGCCGGGTCGTGGGCTGGGCGGTCGCCGAGCACCTACGCACCGACCTGATCGACGCCGCGCTCACCGATGCCCTTGTGCGGCGCCGGCCGCCGTCCGGGCTGGTGTTCCACTCCGACCGCGGCTGTCAATACACCAGCGACCAACACGCCCGCCTCGCCGCTGCCCACGGCATCCGCCTCTCTGTCGGCCGGCGTGGGCAGTGCTGGGACAACGCGGTCGCCGAGTCGTTCTTCGCCACCATCAAAACCGAACTGCTACACCGCCAACCCTGGCCCACCCATAGCACCGCCTGCCAGGCAATATTCGAGTACATCGAAGGCTGGTACAACACCCGCCGTCGACACTCCACTCTCGGCTACCTCAGCCCCGCCGCGTTCGAGGCCACCGATTTGCACCGGCTACCGACAAGCCAAGCAGCCTGA
- a CDS encoding DUF885 domain-containing protein, translating into MIGDFADRLLCDMAGLDPCTAVVEAGEQDVDGLTDYGPEGHQARADLAARALRELEILGDALPAATPLHAHLAERLHTRIAFHDAGEDLRELHAAATGPLQLIRQAVEAAVPGRGAEGAAFEEGWARVGARLAAIPAALDGYARSLLLAAERGNLPARRQVELVTQRCRNWIDDDVALVDRYGEGRQRASLQAAATGSREAYQKLAEMLTADLAPRAVDEEAFGQQRYALWVRTFLAAQPDLRELYDWGWDEFRATEAELIAEAKALGGSVPEMLAWLASPDAPGTLHSREAFAAWLQELLEATTERLDGVHFDIPAPLRRIESRLTTSSGIAYIGPSRDLARPGRVWWSLPEDAASFPTWYAYSTAYHEGVPGHHLHLGSEVCRGGLGQRLNLLGGLSGSQEGWALYAERFMDELGLYEQPGARLGHLYMQLLRAARVVLDIGLHLRLPMPSGDRAVWTPDAALELLRDRCHQGPYASAELARYLGRPGQALAYKVGERVWLAGRSSFPGDRRAFHRHALELGSLGLDQLTASLQGDRAPLAPR; encoded by the coding sequence ATGATCGGGGACTTCGCGGATCGGCTCCTGTGCGACATGGCCGGCCTCGACCCCTGCACAGCGGTCGTCGAGGCTGGCGAGCAGGATGTCGACGGGCTTACCGACTACGGCCCGGAGGGCCACCAGGCCCGCGCCGACCTCGCAGCCCGCGCCCTGCGCGAGCTCGAGATCTTGGGTGACGCACTGCCGGCCGCGACCCCGCTGCACGCCCACCTCGCCGAACGGCTGCATACGCGTATCGCCTTCCACGACGCCGGGGAGGATCTGCGCGAACTGCACGCGGCGGCCACCGGTCCGCTCCAGCTCATCCGCCAGGCCGTCGAGGCCGCGGTTCCCGGCCGCGGCGCCGAGGGCGCGGCCTTCGAGGAGGGCTGGGCTCGTGTCGGCGCACGCCTGGCCGCGATCCCCGCGGCCCTGGACGGGTATGCCCGCAGCCTCTTACTCGCCGCGGAGCGCGGCAATTTGCCGGCGCGGCGTCAAGTGGAGCTCGTCACGCAGCGCTGCCGCAACTGGATCGACGACGATGTCGCCCTGGTGGATCGCTACGGCGAGGGGCGTCAGCGGGCGTCGTTGCAGGCCGCAGCGACGGGCTCGCGAGAGGCGTACCAGAAACTCGCCGAGATGCTGACCGCGGACCTGGCACCGCGGGCCGTTGATGAGGAAGCGTTCGGCCAGCAGCGGTACGCACTCTGGGTGCGCACCTTCCTCGCGGCCCAGCCTGACCTGCGCGAGCTGTACGACTGGGGCTGGGACGAGTTCAGAGCGACAGAGGCAGAGCTGATCGCGGAAGCGAAGGCCCTGGGCGGGAGCGTGCCAGAGATGCTCGCCTGGCTCGCCAGCCCCGACGCACCCGGCACGCTGCACAGCAGGGAGGCGTTCGCCGCGTGGCTGCAGGAGCTGTTGGAGGCCACCACCGAGCGACTGGACGGCGTGCACTTCGACATCCCCGCCCCGCTGCGGCGTATCGAGTCGCGGTTGACCACGTCGTCCGGCATTGCCTATATCGGGCCTTCGCGGGACCTGGCGCGGCCGGGCCGGGTCTGGTGGTCCCTCCCCGAGGACGCAGCGAGTTTCCCCACCTGGTACGCCTACAGCACCGCCTATCACGAGGGCGTCCCCGGCCACCACCTCCACCTCGGCTCCGAGGTCTGCCGGGGAGGCCTCGGGCAGCGGCTGAACCTGCTCGGCGGCCTCTCCGGCAGCCAGGAGGGCTGGGCACTGTACGCCGAGCGGTTCATGGACGAGCTCGGGCTCTATGAACAGCCGGGTGCTCGACTGGGACATCTATACATGCAGCTCCTGCGGGCGGCACGGGTTGTGCTCGACATCGGCCTGCACCTGCGACTGCCGATGCCCTCTGGTGACAGAGCAGTGTGGACGCCGGATGCCGCGCTGGAGCTGCTGCGGGACCGCTGTCACCAGGGGCCGTACGCCTCCGCGGAGCTCGCGCGTTACCTGGGCCGGCCAGGGCAGGCGCTGGCCTACAAGGTGGGTGAGCGCGTGTGGCTGGCCGGCCGCTCGTCCTTCCCCGGCGACCGGCGCGCATTCCACCGTCACGCCCTGGAGCTGGGTTCGCTGGGCTTGGATCAGTTGACGGCCTCCCTCCAGGGCGACCGCGCACCACTCGCACCGCGGTGA
- a CDS encoding SDR family NAD(P)-dependent oxidoreductase, with amino-acid sequence MSADQGQKVVVITGASQGIGAGLVDAYRKLGYGVAATSRTISASGDPDIVTVQGDVADAETADRVIAAALDRFGRIDSLVNNAGIFIAKPFTDYTEEEFALYLGVNLAGFFRFTQRVLPHLLANGGGHIVNITASVVDQPNSTVPSVLASLTKGGLSAATKSLAIEYATRGVRVNAVSPGVIKTPMHPVELHETLAGLQPVGRMGETSDIVDAVVYLESAPFVTGEILHVDGGTSAGH; translated from the coding sequence ATGAGCGCCGATCAGGGACAAAAGGTCGTTGTCATCACCGGTGCGTCCCAGGGCATCGGCGCCGGCCTAGTCGACGCGTACCGCAAACTCGGCTACGGCGTCGCGGCCACCTCGCGCACGATCAGCGCGTCCGGCGACCCGGACATCGTCACCGTCCAGGGCGATGTCGCGGACGCCGAGACGGCAGACCGTGTGATCGCGGCGGCGCTGGACCGCTTCGGCCGCATCGACTCACTCGTGAACAACGCCGGCATCTTCATCGCCAAGCCGTTCACCGACTACACCGAGGAGGAATTCGCCCTATACCTCGGGGTCAACCTCGCCGGGTTCTTCCGGTTCACTCAACGGGTCCTGCCGCACCTGCTCGCCAACGGTGGCGGCCACATCGTCAACATCACGGCGAGCGTCGTGGACCAGCCCAACTCCACCGTGCCGTCCGTGCTCGCGTCCCTGACCAAGGGCGGCCTCAGTGCTGCCACGAAGTCCCTGGCCATCGAGTACGCGACCCGAGGAGTACGGGTGAACGCCGTCTCGCCGGGCGTCATCAAGACCCCGATGCACCCGGTCGAACTCCACGAAACGCTCGCCGGCCTGCAGCCGGTCGGTCGGATGGGCGAGACGAGCGACATCGTCGACGCCGTCGTCTACCTCGAGTCGGCCCCCTTCGTCACCGGCGAGATCCTGCACGTCGACGGCGGAACGAGCGCGGGCCACTGA
- a CDS encoding L,D-transpeptidase yields the protein MARFTRAGAVVGALTLVASLALTGCGDEQKKPEFVGGTGSSASAEPGTAEPTTPAASSGPPLALSPGDGTKNKPVSTEISAKLPDGAKVSTVTLTAAGGGAVAGTLRTDGSAWVPSAPLKYGTRYTATVTATGADGTSSQGTSSFTTMAKPKSTIGSGLYLFDDKSYGVAMPVVTEFHPGIPKKDRAAVQKRMFVRTDPPQPGAWHWVDNGTQAYYRAPEYWQPGTTITVRIALAGMPLSNGRYGDVDRKATAKIGRSFVMKVDNATKKMSVYENGALVRTVPVSLGKKSTPSSSGTMVVMEKKESTVFDTRDDPDPSNRYVTEIDFAQRLTWGGEYIHAAPWSEHVQGRQNVSHGCVNVSMANARWLFDKTRIGDPITVKGTERKLAAGNGWTAWSLSWSEFVKGSALPVPAGGSGPAL from the coding sequence ATGGCACGGTTCACGCGAGCCGGGGCGGTGGTGGGCGCTCTGACCCTGGTGGCGTCGCTGGCACTGACCGGATGCGGCGACGAGCAGAAGAAGCCGGAATTCGTCGGCGGGACCGGTTCGAGCGCGAGCGCTGAGCCTGGCACGGCGGAGCCGACGACGCCGGCCGCGTCGAGCGGCCCGCCGCTCGCGCTAAGCCCGGGCGACGGCACGAAGAACAAGCCGGTGAGTACGGAGATCAGCGCGAAGCTTCCGGACGGCGCGAAGGTGTCCACGGTCACCCTGACCGCGGCGGGCGGTGGCGCGGTCGCGGGCACGCTGCGCACCGACGGCTCGGCCTGGGTGCCGTCCGCCCCGCTGAAGTACGGCACCCGCTACACCGCCACGGTGACGGCGACCGGAGCCGACGGGACGAGCAGCCAGGGCACCAGCAGCTTCACCACGATGGCCAAGCCCAAATCGACCATCGGATCCGGCCTCTACCTCTTCGACGACAAGAGCTACGGGGTGGCCATGCCGGTGGTCACCGAGTTCCACCCGGGTATCCCGAAGAAGGACCGGGCGGCGGTGCAGAAGCGGATGTTCGTCCGCACTGACCCGCCGCAGCCGGGAGCGTGGCACTGGGTCGACAACGGCACGCAGGCCTACTACCGGGCGCCGGAGTACTGGCAGCCGGGCACCACCATCACCGTACGGATCGCCCTGGCCGGGATGCCGCTGAGCAACGGCCGCTACGGCGACGTCGACCGCAAGGCCACCGCCAAGATCGGCCGGTCGTTCGTGATGAAGGTCGACAACGCCACCAAGAAGATGTCGGTGTACGAGAACGGCGCGCTGGTCCGCACCGTGCCGGTGAGCCTGGGCAAGAAGAGCACCCCGTCCTCCAGCGGCACGATGGTGGTGATGGAGAAGAAGGAGTCCACGGTCTTCGACACCCGCGACGATCCGGACCCGTCCAACCGCTACGTCACTGAGATCGACTTCGCTCAGCGGCTCACCTGGGGTGGCGAGTACATCCACGCCGCACCCTGGTCGGAGCACGTGCAGGGGCGGCAGAACGTCTCACACGGCTGCGTCAACGTGTCGATGGCGAACGCCCGATGGCTGTTCGACAAGACGCGGATCGGTGACCCGATCACGGTGAAGGGGACCGAGCGCAAGCTCGCCGCCGGCAACGGCTGGACGGCGTGGAGCCTGAGCTGGTCGGAGTTCGTCAAGGGCAGTGCGCTGCCGGTGCCCGCGGGCGGGTCCGGTCCGGCGCTCTGA
- a CDS encoding IS110 family transposase, with protein MLFVGDDWAEDHHDIEIVNEQGRRLARRHLSEGLDGVTRLHALIAGVMPKEWAELPASDAAARVKIGIETERGAWVASLVAAGYEVFAINPMSTARYRERHSTSKAKSDAGDAHVLAEIVRLDRDHHRPIAGDSDDGEAMKLVARSHHSMIWDRTRHVLRLRSALREYFPAALTAFDDLDAPDALAVLAAAPDPDRAARLSTARISTALRKANRRDVAVKALQVQTVLRAPALRQPPAVQQAFAAIVAGEVRLIAALNAEIDALGEVVAEHFGRHPDAELYTSLPGLGVVLGARVLAEFGDDPKRYADAKARKNYAGTSPITRASGTKRTVLARHVHNDRLSDAVHQWALCALRGSPGARAYYDAMRARKIGHHAALRQLGNRLVGILHGCLKTRSIYDEHKAWAHHSTAAA; from the coding sequence ATGCTGTTCGTGGGTGATGACTGGGCCGAGGACCACCACGACATCGAGATCGTGAACGAACAGGGCCGTCGGTTGGCGCGCCGGCATCTGTCGGAAGGATTGGATGGCGTCACGCGCCTGCACGCTCTGATCGCCGGCGTGATGCCGAAGGAGTGGGCCGAGCTGCCAGCCTCCGATGCTGCCGCTCGGGTCAAGATCGGGATCGAGACCGAACGCGGTGCATGGGTCGCCTCGCTGGTGGCCGCCGGTTATGAGGTCTTCGCGATCAACCCGATGTCCACGGCACGGTACCGGGAGCGGCATTCCACGTCGAAGGCGAAGAGCGACGCCGGCGATGCGCATGTGTTGGCGGAGATCGTGCGCCTCGACCGCGATCACCACCGCCCGATCGCCGGGGACTCCGACGACGGCGAGGCGATGAAGTTGGTCGCTCGCAGCCACCACAGCATGATCTGGGACCGGACCCGGCACGTGCTACGTCTACGGAGCGCGCTACGGGAGTACTTCCCGGCCGCGTTGACCGCCTTCGACGACCTCGACGCGCCTGACGCGCTCGCCGTCCTGGCCGCGGCACCCGATCCCGACCGGGCCGCGCGACTGTCCACGGCCAGGATCAGCACGGCACTGCGTAAGGCAAACCGTCGTGACGTCGCGGTCAAGGCGCTGCAAGTCCAGACCGTCCTACGGGCGCCCGCGCTACGGCAGCCTCCGGCCGTGCAGCAGGCGTTCGCGGCCATCGTCGCCGGTGAGGTCAGGCTGATCGCAGCGCTCAACGCGGAGATCGACGCCCTGGGCGAGGTGGTGGCAGAGCATTTTGGTCGGCACCCGGACGCTGAGCTCTACACCAGCCTGCCCGGCCTCGGTGTGGTCCTCGGTGCTCGGGTGCTGGCCGAGTTCGGCGACGACCCCAAGCGTTACGCCGACGCCAAGGCGCGCAAGAACTACGCCGGCACCTCACCGATCACCCGAGCCTCTGGCACGAAGAGAACCGTGCTGGCGCGGCATGTCCACAACGACCGCCTCAGCGACGCCGTGCACCAATGGGCCCTCTGCGCTCTGCGCGGCTCACCCGGCGCCCGTGCCTACTACGACGCGATGAGAGCTCGAAAGATCGGCCACCACGCAGCGTTGCGCCAGCTCGGCAACCGCCTCGTCGGCATCCTCCACGGATGCCTCAAGACCCGCTCAATCTACGACGAACACAAGGCCTGGGCTCACCACAGCACAGCAGCCGCTTGA
- a CDS encoding TetR/AcrR family transcriptional regulator, which translates to MGRTSDAQNKILDAAKMLIEQRGYSALGVAEICSTAGVPKGSFYYFFESKQALALTVIDDHWAAQRQQWVELLSSDHDPLRRLRDLFEATENVQRTGQQKAGLVVGCLFGNLALELSNHAEEIRDRLQEIFEAQIDLIERVVVEAKDLGLAGASIDARDAARDIVAMMEGRALFAKLLNDPAQLEALWRNCLDLLQVPTQARAN; encoded by the coding sequence ATGGGACGGACGAGTGACGCGCAGAACAAGATCCTCGACGCGGCGAAGATGCTGATCGAACAGCGGGGATATTCCGCGCTGGGCGTGGCGGAGATCTGCTCGACGGCCGGCGTGCCGAAGGGCAGCTTCTACTACTTCTTCGAGTCCAAGCAGGCTCTCGCGCTCACCGTCATCGACGATCATTGGGCAGCCCAGCGACAGCAGTGGGTGGAACTGCTCAGCAGCGATCACGACCCGTTGCGGCGCCTGCGAGACCTGTTCGAGGCGACGGAGAACGTGCAGCGCACCGGACAGCAGAAGGCCGGCCTGGTGGTCGGTTGCCTGTTCGGCAACCTCGCCCTGGAACTCAGCAACCATGCCGAGGAAATCCGCGACCGCCTACAGGAGATCTTCGAGGCCCAGATCGACCTGATCGAGCGGGTGGTCGTCGAGGCGAAAGACCTCGGCCTGGCCGGCGCCTCGATCGACGCGCGCGACGCCGCGCGCGACATCGTCGCCATGATGGAGGGACGCGCGCTGTTCGCGAAACTGCTCAACGATCCGGCCCAACTCGAGGCGCTGTGGCGTAATTGTCTGGACCTGCTACAGGTGCCGACGCAGGCGCGGGCGAACTGA
- a CDS encoding transposase, which translates to MSSIMENVGKKRSRPRRSFTAQFKAEIVELCQRGDRTIRQVSQDFDLTETAVREWVKQAELDSGARTDGLTSDERDELAQLRRENRRLREDVDILKRATAFFAKETR; encoded by the coding sequence ATGTCCAGCATCATGGAGAACGTGGGGAAGAAGCGGTCGCGGCCTCGGCGGTCGTTCACGGCGCAATTCAAGGCCGAGATCGTCGAGTTGTGTCAGCGTGGTGACCGCACGATCAGGCAGGTCAGCCAGGATTTCGACTTGACCGAGACCGCGGTGCGTGAATGGGTCAAGCAGGCCGAACTCGACAGCGGCGCCCGTACTGACGGGTTGACCTCGGATGAGCGAGACGAACTCGCGCAGCTTCGGCGTGAGAACCGCCGGCTGCGTGAAGACGTCGATATTTTGAAGCGGGCAACGGCTTTCTTCGCGAAGGAGACCCGGTGA